A genomic window from Pyxicephalus adspersus chromosome 2, UCB_Pads_2.0, whole genome shotgun sequence includes:
- the NDUFA5 gene encoding NADH dehydrogenase [ubiquinone] 1 alpha subcomplex subunit 5 has protein sequence MAGVLKKTTGLVGLAVSQNPHERLKILYTKIISVLQTIPNDAAYRKYTEQIVNERYNLVKTETNVETLEKKINSGQIEEVIQQAENELFLARKMTEWKPWEPLIEEPPANQWKWPV, from the exons ATGGCCGGCGTACTGAAGAAG accacTGGCTTGGTTGGATTAGCTGTATCCCAGAATCCACATGAG CGTCTGAAAATATTGTATACGAAGATCATTTCTGTCCTACAGACCATTCCTAATGATGCAGCATACCGGAAATACACCGAGCAGATTGTCAATGAGCGATATAATTTAGTAAAGACT GAAACCAATGTTGAGACACTGGAGAAAAAAATTAACTCTGGACAAATTGAAGAAGTCATCCAACAG gctgaAAACGAATTATTTCTGGCAAGAAAAATGACTGAATGGAAACCTTGGGAACCTTTGATTGAAGAACCCCCTGCAAATCAGTGGAAGTGGCCAGTCTAA